The genomic window GGCCAGTGGTCGCGGCCTGCGGTGCCGTTGATCTTGGGGGTACGGCCGAATTCGCTGGAAACCATCACGAGGGTGCTGTCGAGCAGCCCACGGCGATCCAGGTCGGTGATCAGAGTGGCAAAAGCCTGATCAAACGCTGGCAATTGATTGGTGATGCCCGCTTTGATGTTGTCGTGCATGTCCCAACCACCGTAGGTCAGGTTGACGAAACGAACACCCGCTTCCACCAGTCGGCGTGCCATTAACATCCGCTGGCCAGCAGCATTACGGCCATATTCATCGCGAACGGTGCCCGATTCTGCATTGATGTCGAACGCTGCCTTGGCTTTGTCCGAAGAAATCAGTGCATATGCCTGATGGTAGAACGTATCCATCGCAGCAATATTGTCGGACTTTTCACGCTTTTCGAAGTGCTCGTTCACGGTGTCCAGGATGTTCCGGCGGCTGGAAAATCGCTTGTCGTCAATGCCACCTGGCAGTGCCAGGTCTTGCACGCGGAAGCCTTCACTTGCCGGATCGCTTCCCAGTGCGAATGGTGCAAACTTGCTGGAAAGGTAGCCGCTCCCTGCGTAGGTATTCGGCACGCTTGGCACGCACACGTAAGGAGGCAGGTTATTTTTTGGCCCGAATTCATGGCTGACCACGGTTCCCATGGATGGGAACTGCAGTGCTGGACTGGGGCGATACCCCGTGAACATAT from Zavarzinella sp. includes these protein-coding regions:
- a CDS encoding DUF1501 domain-containing protein, with translation MRPVTWNDDPAHFRKPNRRFFMQVGAISSLGLTLDGFLRTKTANAEQKYFESKEGKAKSVIHIFLPGGMAHQESFDPKPNAPIEYRGEMGVIKTKLDGVFFNEMMKKTSQIADKITVCRSMTHGEAAHERGTHNMFTGYRPSPALQFPSMGTVVSHEFGPKNNLPPYVCVPSVPNTYAGSGYLSSKFAPFALGSDPASEGFRVQDLALPGGIDDKRFSSRRNILDTVNEHFEKREKSDNIAAMDTFYHQAYALISSDKAKAAFDINAESGTVRDEYGRNAAGQRMLMARRLVEAGVRFVNLTYGGWDMHDNIKAGITNQLPAFDQAFATLITDLDRRGLLDSTLVMVSSEFGRTPKINGTAGRDHWPKVFSVVLAGGGIKRGSIYGSSDATATEPEEDPLTVENLAKTVYHQLGINGEKELMAPGDRPIEIVDGGKVVKELLA